Proteins encoded together in one Lysobacterales bacterium window:
- a CDS encoding inorganic phosphate transporter has protein sequence MTTALLVLLAVIAVALIFEYVNGFHDTANSIATVVATKVLSPRQAVVLAASMNLIGALAGSAVAKTISSGLVDTNVVTVTSGVLICALLGGIVWNLITWAMGLPSSSTHALVGGLCGAALAAASGNFDALIWSQTAGDWTQNKGLLWKVVLPMLSSPVAGFTLGILIMGGFMAVISGMNGAGGWFARISRPRWVNAFFGKAQIASAAYMGFAHGTNDAQKTMGIIALAIFGAEAAGTLNGLPSWLSFLHPGGKEGDIDLWIVVTCALVMAAGTAAGGWRIIKTLGHKMVKLHPIHGFAAETSSATILTVAAHFGMPVSTTHSISTAIMGVGFAKNPRALKWTVIERIVWAWILTIPAAGGIAYGLVLASCGMGWIGS, from the coding sequence ATGACCACTGCCCTGCTGGTGCTGCTGGCCGTCATCGCGGTCGCGCTGATCTTCGAGTACGTCAACGGTTTTCACGACACCGCCAACTCGATCGCCACCGTGGTGGCGACCAAGGTGCTTTCACCGCGCCAGGCGGTGGTGCTTGCCGCCTCGATGAACCTGATCGGCGCGCTCGCCGGAAGTGCCGTGGCCAAGACGATTTCTTCCGGCCTGGTCGATACCAATGTGGTCACGGTGACCTCGGGCGTGCTGATCTGTGCCCTGCTCGGCGGCATCGTCTGGAACCTGATCACCTGGGCGATGGGCCTGCCCTCGTCGTCGACGCACGCACTGGTCGGCGGCCTCTGCGGAGCAGCGCTGGCGGCGGCCAGCGGCAACTTCGACGCGCTGATCTGGTCGCAAACCGCCGGCGACTGGACGCAGAACAAGGGTCTGCTGTGGAAAGTGGTGCTGCCGATGCTGTCGTCACCGGTGGCCGGTTTCACCCTCGGCATCCTGATCATGGGCGGTTTCATGGCGGTCATCAGCGGCATGAACGGTGCGGGTGGCTGGTTCGCGCGCATCTCGCGCCCGCGCTGGGTCAATGCCTTCTTCGGCAAGGCGCAGATCGCGAGCGCCGCTTACATGGGCTTCGCGCACGGCACCAATGATGCACAGAAGACCATGGGCATCATCGCGCTGGCGATCTTCGGCGCCGAAGCCGCCGGCACCCTGAACGGCCTGCCGTCCTGGCTTTCGTTCCTGCATCCAGGCGGCAAGGAAGGCGACATCGACCTGTGGATCGTGGTCACCTGTGCGCTGGTGATGGCCGCCGGCACCGCCGCCGGCGGCTGGCGCATCATCAAGACGCTGGGCCACAAGATGGTCAAGCTGCACCCGATCCACGGCTTCGCCGCAGAAACGAGTTCAGCGACGATCCTGACCGTGGCCGCGCACTTCGGCATGCCGGTCTCGACCACGCACAGCATCTCGACCGCGATCATGGGCGTCGGCTTCGCCAAGAACCCGAGGGCGCTGAAGTGGACCGTGATCGAGCGCATCGTCTGGGCCTGGATCCT
- a CDS encoding DUF47 family protein, protein MFSLQTIFGKGDRFFSLLEQASEAAHESAKALTALLGHQGKTGSLEDFTRTHSREKELAAQISHELVNTFVTAIEREDIEALGAALYKIPKVVQKFAERYALTAERVGEVDFAPRAAMLEKAAGVVVRMVRELRRGMAIETYKGMYDELQAIETEADRLILDLYRDLYKDEADPVRYLIRKDLFEILEKAIDRCRDAGNVVYHIVLKNS, encoded by the coding sequence ATGTTTTCGCTGCAAACCATCTTCGGAAAAGGCGATCGCTTCTTCAGCCTGCTGGAACAAGCCTCGGAAGCCGCGCACGAGTCGGCCAAGGCGCTGACTGCGCTGCTCGGCCACCAGGGCAAGACCGGTTCACTCGAGGATTTCACCCGCACCCACTCGCGCGAAAAGGAACTGGCGGCGCAGATCAGTCATGAACTGGTCAACACCTTCGTCACCGCAATCGAGCGTGAAGACATCGAGGCGCTCGGCGCCGCGCTGTACAAGATTCCGAAAGTGGTGCAGAAATTCGCCGAGCGCTACGCATTGACCGCCGAGCGCGTCGGCGAGGTGGACTTCGCCCCGCGCGCGGCGATGCTGGAGAAAGCGGCAGGCGTGGTCGTACGCATGGTCCGCGAACTGCGCCGCGGCATGGCCATCGAGACCTACAAGGGCATGTACGACGAACTGCAGGCGATCGAGACCGAGGCCGACCGCCTGATCCTTGATCTGTATCGCGACCTGTACAAGGACGAGGCCGACCCGGTGCGTTACCTGATCCGCAAGGACCTGTTCGAGATCCTGGAGAAGGCCATCGACCGCTGCCGCGACGCCGGCAACGTCGTCTACCACATCGTCCTCAAGAACAGCTGA
- a CDS encoding sulfite exporter TauE/SafE family protein produces MDLSEFLTFMAIGFAAQLVDGALGMGFGLVSNAVLLAMGTPPAASSAAIHAAKVFTGGASALSHAWFRNIDRRVFLHLVLPGMIGGLAGALVLQRAPAALLRFVISAYLSGMGLWLLLRALRNRVARKRVHALGAHGTGLVAGTLDAIGGGGWGTVVTASLIAQGAEPRYAVGTTNASEFFVAIAISATLTASLGVVSWVWLAGLVCGGILAAPVAAWLTRHLPMRLLTGMVGFAVIALSVHSLSRLMS; encoded by the coding sequence ATGGATCTTTCCGAATTCCTGACCTTCATGGCGATCGGATTCGCCGCGCAACTGGTGGACGGCGCGCTCGGCATGGGTTTCGGCCTGGTTTCGAACGCGGTGCTGCTGGCCATGGGCACACCGCCGGCGGCGTCGAGCGCCGCCATCCACGCCGCCAAGGTGTTCACCGGCGGTGCCTCGGCGCTGTCGCATGCCTGGTTCCGCAACATCGACCGCCGCGTGTTTCTGCATCTGGTGCTGCCGGGCATGATCGGCGGACTGGCCGGAGCATTGGTGCTGCAGCGCGCGCCCGCTGCGCTGCTGCGCTTCGTGATCAGCGCCTATCTGAGCGGCATGGGGCTGTGGCTGCTGTTGCGTGCGCTGCGCAATCGGGTCGCACGCAAGCGCGTGCACGCGCTCGGCGCGCACGGCACCGGACTGGTCGCGGGAACGCTGGATGCAATCGGCGGCGGCGGCTGGGGCACGGTGGTGACCGCGTCGCTGATCGCCCAGGGTGCCGAACCGCGCTATGCGGTCGGTACCACCAACGCCTCCGAGTTCTTCGTTGCCATCGCCATCAGCGCGACGCTTACGGCCAGCTTGGGCGTGGTGTCGTGGGTGTGGCTGGCGGGATTGGTCTGCGGCGGCATCCTGGCGGCACCGGTGGCGGCGTGGTTGACGCGGCATCTGCCGATGCGGCTGTTGACCGGCATGGTAGGCTTTGCCGTCATCGCGCTGAGCGTGCACTCGCTGTCGCGCCTCATGTCCTGA
- a CDS encoding HlyC/CorC family transporter, translating into MPLELTIVLLLILLNGFFALSEMAVMTARKTRLKQRAGDSRGARIALELAEKPERFLSSVQVWITLIGILTGYFGGESIALALRDELAQLPWIARHAGPVSVGVSVGLILFVSVVVGELVPKRLAIVRPEKVATAVAIPMRVLAIAAAPAVTLLSVTTEMLFKLFPVRHGKDSDVTEEEIKMLVAESHEQGVIDVDERNMVNRVLNLGDRTVDSLMTPRTRIAWLDAAASLDENLTVLRESRHSRYPVFRGSDQEVLGVVETKMMVAELASGKVPDLFREVQAPLFVPEAAKAMQLLDQMRESEAALAFVVDEYGDIQGLVTMGDLMGAVFGRLAHAIEANEQPIVQRADGSWLIDGSLPVQDLRELLGLGQLPHEEDQEYRTLAGMFMAQFGRIPGVGEHFEFGGFRFEVIDLDGARIDKVLVTPMPAAALG; encoded by the coding sequence ATGCCACTTGAATTGACCATCGTCCTGTTGCTGATCCTGCTCAACGGCTTCTTCGCGCTGTCGGAGATGGCGGTGATGACGGCGCGCAAGACGCGCTTGAAGCAGCGTGCCGGAGACAGCCGCGGTGCGCGCATCGCGCTGGAGCTGGCCGAGAAGCCGGAGCGCTTCCTGTCCTCGGTGCAGGTGTGGATCACGCTGATCGGCATCCTCACCGGCTACTTCGGCGGCGAATCGATCGCGCTCGCGCTGCGCGACGAACTCGCGCAACTGCCCTGGATCGCACGCCACGCCGGCCCGGTCAGCGTCGGTGTCAGCGTCGGGTTGATCCTGTTCGTCTCGGTCGTGGTCGGCGAACTGGTGCCCAAGCGTCTCGCCATCGTGCGCCCGGAGAAGGTTGCGACTGCGGTCGCGATCCCGATGCGCGTGCTGGCGATCGCGGCTGCGCCCGCGGTGACCTTGCTCAGCGTCACCACCGAGATGCTGTTCAAGCTGTTTCCGGTGCGTCACGGCAAGGACAGCGACGTGACCGAAGAAGAAATCAAGATGCTGGTCGCCGAGAGCCACGAGCAAGGCGTGATCGACGTCGACGAACGCAACATGGTCAATCGCGTGCTGAATCTCGGCGATCGCACGGTCGACAGCCTGATGACGCCACGCACGCGCATCGCCTGGCTGGATGCGGCGGCTTCGCTGGACGAGAACCTGACCGTGCTGCGCGAGTCCCGACATTCGCGCTATCCGGTTTTTCGCGGCAGCGACCAAGAGGTGCTCGGCGTCGTCGAGACCAAAATGATGGTGGCGGAACTGGCCTCGGGAAAGGTCCCCGATCTGTTCCGCGAAGTGCAGGCGCCGTTGTTCGTTCCGGAGGCGGCCAAGGCGATGCAGTTGCTCGACCAGATGCGCGAGAGCGAGGCGGCGCTGGCATTCGTGGTCGACGAATATGGCGACATCCAGGGCCTGGTGACGATGGGTGACCTGATGGGTGCGGTGTTCGGGCGCCTGGCACACGCGATCGAGGCCAATGAGCAGCCGATCGTGCAGCGCGCTGATGGTTCCTGGCTGATCGACGGCAGCCTGCCGGTGCAGGACCTGCGTGAATTGCTCGGTCTCGGCCAGCTGCCGCACGAAGAGGACCAGGAATACCGCACCCTCGCTGGCATGTTCATGGCTCAGTTCGGGCGCATCCCCGGGGTCGGCGAGCACTTCGAGTTCGGCGGCTTCCGCTTCGAGGTGATCGACCTCGATGGCGCGCGCATCGACAAGGTGCTGGTGACGCCGATGCCGGCGGCGGCGCTCGGCTGA
- a CDS encoding exopolysaccharide biosynthesis protein, translated as MRLRLRSRQPHPKPPRVSELLSQTLEGWQQERIGFGVLVDAIHERGFGALILLAALPCMIPLPVGFMGGIFGTLLSLIGLQMLLGFDHPWLPGFVRRIEIPKTSVAKFVRVLDPWLLRIEKLCKPSWTFFLSHHAHRFTGLLLVFLGIELALPVPMTNMPFAMAMIGYAMALLERDGRWLAALWAVTLIQFGAAFWFGDWVVMHLGGVIDSVRAVFS; from the coding sequence ATGCGACTACGCCTGCGCTCGCGGCAACCGCACCCGAAGCCGCCACGTGTGTCGGAGCTGCTGTCGCAGACGCTGGAAGGCTGGCAGCAGGAACGCATCGGCTTCGGCGTGCTGGTCGACGCCATCCACGAACGCGGGTTCGGTGCCCTGATCCTGCTCGCCGCATTGCCGTGCATGATCCCGCTTCCGGTCGGCTTCATGGGCGGCATCTTCGGCACTCTGCTGAGCCTGATCGGCCTGCAGATGCTGCTCGGCTTCGACCATCCCTGGCTGCCCGGTTTCGTGCGCCGCATCGAGATCCCGAAGACCTCGGTGGCGAAGTTTGTGCGCGTGCTCGACCCCTGGCTGTTGCGCATCGAGAAGCTGTGCAAGCCGAGCTGGACTTTTTTCCTGAGCCACCATGCGCATCGTTTCACCGGCTTGCTGTTGGTGTTCCTCGGCATCGAGCTGGCGCTGCCGGTGCCGATGACCAACATGCCGTTCGCGATGGCGATGATTGGCTACGCGATGGCGCTGCTCGAACGCGACGGCCGCTGGCTGGCGGCGCTGTGGGCGGTGACCCTGATCCAGTTCGGCGCCGCGTTCTGGTTCGGCGACTGGGTGGTGATGCACCTCGGCGGCGTCATCGACAGCGTGCGCGCCGTCTTCAGCTGA
- a CDS encoding EAL domain-containing protein yields the protein MSARRTWWLVATAVALLLAACAAIVLQQHRNHAHRVANAATQNEFALSEQALAERTRLAAAMLADSLINPTYFFDLQRIGDVLEAGLDREQTAYILLIDAKGRILHDGSHDIARYGQQPDDAFAATAAAVPQPTVLIAEAFIEVAQPIQLGDQRLATLRLAFKRDAATTVAPLAVPALAPWIDPVLLLGLLGGVVALLLVGDRLLARPLAQVDHRVGQLARVYTGAEAETSWRESLDRITGRLAGFDRELQQLGRIDPLTALPNRIALRERIAETIGAAPGSSETEIALLFIDLDDFKRINDTLGHDIGDAILANVARRFSDVLREEYPGEQGFIARFGGDEFVLLLAGVDARRRAGVLAELLLSSLRTPLSVADQVLHVSASIGITSFPEDAPDAARLLKNGDIAMYLAKVHGRNCARFFTTYLTRLADDRLAIEQDLRAALDRDELKLHYQPIIDFASGAIHGAEALLRWQHPSRGLVSSSLFVGIAEDVGMIDVLGDFALRTACETAVRWPASGEQRPFVAVNVSVKQLRNARFPARVAQVLDETGLTPALLHLELTESSLLDDESSAIAALEELHRIGVKIWLDDFGTGFSGLNHLRRVPVDGVKIDRSFVADLLTDRHDAALTSAIIAMARSLDITVVAEGVESAALAGVLKQLHCPFGQGYWIGEPAHSEKLVERIVAQRLGEAGKGRGSKVS from the coding sequence ATGAGCGCACGCCGCACCTGGTGGCTGGTCGCGACAGCCGTCGCGCTGCTGCTCGCCGCCTGCGCGGCGATCGTGCTGCAGCAACACCGCAACCACGCGCATCGCGTCGCCAATGCCGCCACCCAGAACGAGTTCGCGCTGAGCGAGCAGGCACTCGCCGAGCGCACCCGCCTTGCCGCCGCGATGCTCGCGGATTCGCTGATCAACCCGACCTACTTCTTCGACCTGCAACGAATCGGCGACGTGCTCGAAGCCGGGCTCGACCGCGAGCAGACCGCCTACATCCTGCTGATCGACGCGAAGGGCCGCATCCTGCACGACGGCAGCCACGACATCGCCCGTTACGGCCAGCAGCCGGACGATGCCTTCGCCGCAACCGCGGCCGCGGTGCCCCAGCCGACGGTGCTGATCGCCGAGGCCTTCATCGAGGTCGCGCAGCCGATTCAGCTCGGGGACCAGCGCCTGGCGACGCTGCGCCTCGCGTTTAAGCGAGATGCCGCCACCACGGTGGCACCGCTTGCGGTGCCTGCGCTGGCGCCGTGGATCGACCCGGTGCTGCTGCTCGGACTGCTTGGCGGCGTCGTCGCGCTGTTGCTGGTCGGCGATCGCCTGCTGGCGCGACCGCTGGCGCAGGTCGACCACCGCGTCGGACAGCTCGCGCGCGTCTACACCGGCGCCGAAGCCGAGACCTCGTGGCGCGAGTCGCTCGACCGCATCACCGGGCGGCTCGCCGGTTTCGACCGCGAACTGCAGCAACTCGGCCGCATCGACCCGCTGACTGCGCTGCCGAACCGCATCGCGCTGCGCGAACGCATCGCCGAGACCATCGGCGCCGCGCCGGGGTCGAGCGAAACGGAAATCGCGCTGCTGTTCATCGACCTCGACGATTTCAAGCGCATCAACGACACCCTCGGCCATGACATCGGTGACGCCATCCTCGCCAACGTCGCGCGCCGCTTCAGCGACGTGCTGCGCGAGGAATATCCGGGCGAGCAGGGTTTCATCGCGCGCTTCGGTGGCGACGAGTTCGTGCTGCTGCTCGCCGGCGTCGACGCCCGCCGCCGCGCCGGCGTGCTCGCCGAACTGCTGCTGTCGTCGCTGCGTACGCCGCTCAGCGTCGCCGACCAGGTGTTGCACGTGAGCGCAAGCATCGGCATCACCTCGTTCCCCGAGGACGCGCCGGACGCGGCGCGCCTGCTCAAGAACGGCGACATCGCCATGTATCTGGCCAAGGTGCACGGCCGCAACTGCGCGCGTTTCTTCACCACCTACCTGACCCGTCTCGCCGACGACCGTCTGGCCATCGAACAGGACCTGCGCGCCGCGCTCGACCGCGACGAGCTCAAGCTGCATTACCAGCCGATCATCGACTTCGCGAGCGGTGCGATCCACGGCGCCGAGGCGCTGCTGCGCTGGCAGCACCCCAGTCGCGGCCTGGTGTCATCGAGCCTTTTCGTCGGCATCGCCGAGGACGTCGGCATGATCGACGTGCTCGGAGATTTCGCACTGCGCACCGCCTGCGAGACCGCGGTGCGCTGGCCCGCCAGCGGCGAGCAGCGCCCGTTCGTCGCGGTCAATGTCTCGGTCAAGCAGCTGCGCAATGCGCGCTTCCCGGCGCGGGTCGCGCAGGTGCTCGACGAGACCGGGCTGACGCCGGCATTGCTGCACCTGGAACTTACCGAAAGCTCCCTGCTCGACGACGAATCAAGCGCGATCGCGGCACTCGAAGAGCTACACCGGATCGGCGTGAAGATCTGGCTCGACGACTTCGGCACCGGTTTCTCCGGCCTGAACCATCTGCGCCGCGTGCCGGTGGATGGCGTCAAGATCGACCGCAGCTTCGTCGCCGACCTGCTCACCGACCGCCACGACGCCGCGCTGACCAGCGCCATCATCGCCATGGCGCGCTCGCTCGACATCACCGTGGTCGCCGAGGGCGTCGAGTCGGCGGCGCTTGCCGGCGTGCTCAAGCAACTGCACTGTCCATTCGGCCAGGGCTACTGGATCGGCGAGCCCGCGCACAGCGAGAAGCTGGTGGAACGCATCGTCGCGCAACGTCTGGGCGAGGCCGGCAAGGGGCGCGGAAGCAAGGTCAGCTGA
- a CDS encoding phosphate/phosphite/phosphonate ABC transporter substrate-binding protein, translating to MISIGKRRGMRARLGACIALLLALAGLAPATVHADAQQPHRLVLGRITDNPRSDYVRLKSMLDIVVPRLAAAGISEGAVLLARDPQQMAGYLRRGRVDWVTETPAMAAELQGRSGALPFLRSVREDRNVYRSLIFVRRDRGIARIDDLRGKRVALQTRSSTSAFYLPLMTLVGAGLPLAELATPDDLPRADEVGFLLARSELNIATWVHKGLADAGAVSNLDWDNPARMLSAFRSDFLVIAESDSVPRAIELVRADLPVAVADALRAVLLDLDRDPTVGDALRGYFATARFEAVDVATRQSLEALNQRLLPLRRELER from the coding sequence ATGATATCGATCGGCAAACGGCGCGGAATGCGCGCACGACTCGGCGCTTGCATCGCACTCTTGCTGGCGCTGGCCGGGCTGGCGCCGGCAACCGTGCACGCCGATGCACAGCAGCCGCATCGCCTGGTGCTCGGACGCATCACCGACAATCCGCGCAGCGACTACGTTCGCCTGAAATCCATGCTCGACATCGTGGTGCCGCGACTCGCGGCGGCCGGCATTTCCGAAGGCGCGGTGCTGCTCGCGCGCGACCCGCAGCAGATGGCCGGCTATCTGCGCCGCGGCCGCGTCGACTGGGTCACCGAGACCCCGGCGATGGCCGCGGAACTGCAGGGACGCTCCGGCGCCCTGCCGTTTCTGCGCTCCGTGCGCGAAGACCGCAACGTCTATCGCAGCCTGATTTTCGTCCGCCGCGACCGCGGCATCGCCCGCATCGACGACCTGCGCGGCAAGCGCGTTGCGCTGCAGACGCGTTCCTCGACCAGCGCCTTCTACCTGCCGCTGATGACCCTGGTCGGAGCCGGTCTGCCGCTGGCCGAACTGGCGACACCGGATGACCTGCCGCGCGCCGATGAGGTCGGCTTCCTGCTTGCACGCTCCGAGCTGAATATCGCCACCTGGGTGCACAAGGGTCTTGCCGACGCCGGCGCCGTAAGCAATCTCGACTGGGACAACCCGGCACGCATGCTGTCGGCTTTCCGTTCCGACTTCCTGGTCATCGCCGAGAGCGACAGCGTGCCGCGTGCGATCGAGCTGGTGCGCGCCGATCTGCCCGTGGCAGTAGCCGACGCGCTGCGCGCAGTTCTGCTCGACCTTGACCGCGACCCGACCGTCGGCGACGCGCTGCGCGGCTACTTCGCCACCGCGCGCTTCGAGGCGGTGGATGTGGCCACGCGGCAATCGCTCGAAGCGCTCAATCAGCGCCTGCTGCCGCTACGTCGGGAGCTTGAGCGATGA